A region of the Stutzerimonas stutzeri genome:
TATCGGAGTCTTGCATGGCCTTGGCGAGTATGACCGCCCTTATCGCCGCTGGGAGAGTCGCGCCTTGATCAGCAAGGCCTGGCGAATAGTGGGAGTTTCCCGCGCTGTTTGCGATGACTTGCTTAAAAGCAACGCTGGATTCGTATCGCATAACGTTCGCCAGGTCAACAACGCCATCGATGTCTCTCGCGCCGAACGTCTGCAACACTCCAAGTCGCACGCGCGTCAGTTGCTTGGCTTGCCTCAGGAGGCATTTATTATCGGCACCATCGGGCGACTGGTGCCAGTCAAAGGGCATATTCAACTGCTGGAGGCGTTCAGCGCCATAAAGGACGAGCACCCCGAGACGTTACTGGTGATTATCGGTGAGGGTCGGTTACGCCAAGAAATGGAAGCGATGATCCAGGCCAGGGAGATGCGCGAGCGGGTACGTTTGCTAGGCGCAAAAGACGATGCACTGCAATATGTAAAGGCCTACGACGTTTTCGTAATGTCATCTACTAGTGAGGGCTTGCCTCTGGCTCTACTCGAGGGGATGAGTGCTCGCTTACCGGTTGTTGGCTCGGATATCGATAGTATGCGACCAATCCTAGAGGACTGCGGTGGGCGTCTCTATCCCGTTGGGAATCCGGCCATATTGGCGGAACGGCTACGCGAAATAGTGTCGCTAACGCAACAGGAACGTGCCGAGGAAGGGCAAAGATCATACGAGTATCTTTGCCGTGCGCA
Encoded here:
- a CDS encoding glycosyltransferase, with protein sequence MTRKIKVLQLQNRYNVNASDLAEQIIQGLPTHAYEVTTVFLRGRPAPGEPESRAARSVYLDLSSSSTQGLRLKALWLLYKHCRAEGYDAVIAHRFKPINMMMLLNRWLRIPACIGVLHGLGEYDRPYRRWESRALISKAWRIVGVSRAVCDDLLKSNAGFVSHNVRQVNNAIDVSRAERLQHSKSHARQLLGLPQEAFIIGTIGRLVPVKGHIQLLEAFSAIKDEHPETLLVIIGEGRLRQEMEAMIQAREMRERVRLLGAKDDALQYVKAYDVFVMSSTSEGLPLALLEGMSARLPVVGSDIDSMRPILEDCGGRLYPVGNPAILAERLREIVSLTQQERAEEGQRSYEYLCRAHAIEDFRKQYRDLLDEMLSDGKQSYE